One Triplophysa rosa linkage group LG21, Trosa_1v2, whole genome shotgun sequence DNA segment encodes these proteins:
- the LOC130572024 gene encoding reelin domain-containing protein 1-like yields MVLMMTKAVLAGCVMVWLFPVSCVCFSLGASVSSCVTMKPGHISSLRQHTHTAIMIRSSRSVYLPHHTLTVTVQSSRAFMGFLLQARSVLEDRVVGGEFTLHPPSTHTLSCVSPDDTVTHSDKMMKRNLSFSWRAPPQPSGDLRFYITLVQSYFVYWARIRSAVVHDGTRSSSVTDGHTGQQTANVTASVLEQRVQNSTLSAHTTTSTQTNTHTSIHSQHNKHTTTRAPVSAHASIPLQYNTQTSTQPQHNTPTPLNTHTYINLQHKTHTNTLTPYNTHSSLRSQYNTHTSTQPQNNTHTNTPAPLNTHTSTQPQYNTHTNTLTPYNTHSSLRSQYNTHTSTQPQNNTHTNTPAPLNTHTSTQPQYNTHTNTLTPYNTHSSLRSQYNTHTSTQPQNNTHTNTPAPLNTHTSTQPQYNTHTNTLTPYNTHSSLRSQYNTHTSTQPQNNTHTNTPAPLNTHTSTQPQYNTHTNTLTPYNTHSSLRSQYDTHTSTQPQYTTHTSIHSQYNTHTSTQPQNNTHTNTPVPLNTHTSTQPQYTTHTSIHSQYNTHTTHTSTQPQNNTHTNTPAPLNTHTSIQSQYNTHTNTLEPFNTYTPYNKHTSKDTHTSSPFNTHSNTQSLIDTQTSQSHTSTQTVPFTLSLAPNPVSAHTLHTHTPNTHKHNTHTHLKPSPAPRRSLSDLFPSQKPTEASVSVTQRQRDTFHLSGDLLKPPNRAEDLPGGERPERVPRQNTSELGLLLGLSAALGMAIAAGLRYLQRKHCRKRTAVSLNDRRHDNRGIIHVQECGDLVQVRKIRQNSFLLLQAEYDLITPTGD; encoded by the exons ATGGTGCTGATGATGACGAAGGCGGTGTTGGCTGGATGTGTGATGGTCTGGCTGTTTCCCGTcagctgtgtgtgtttctctcttggTGCGAGTGTTTCTTCATGTGTGACGATGAAGCCTGGTCACATCAGCTCTCtacgacaacacacacacaccgccaTAATGATACGCAGCAGCCGCTCAGTGTACCTGCCGCATCACACTCtcacag TAACCGTGCAGAGCTCGCGGGCGTTCATGGGGTTTCTGCTGCAGGCGCGCTCAGTGCTGGAGGATCGTGTGGTTGGAGGAGAGTTCACGCTTCACCcacccagcacacacacactgtcctgTGTCAGTCCTGATGACACGGTCACACACTCAGACAAAATGATGAAGAGGAACCTGTCGTTCAGCTGGAGAGCCCCACCGCAACCCAGCGGAGACCTGCGCTTTTA CATCACGCTGGTTCAGTCTTACTTTGTGTACTGGGCTCGAATCAGATCAGCAGTGGTGCATGATGGGACACGGAGCTCTTCTGTTACTGACGGTCACACAGGACAACAGACAGCAAACGTGACAG CCTCTGTGTTGGAACAAAGAGTCCAAAACTCAACACTGTCCGCACACACAACTACGTCTACACAAACTAACACGCACACTTCAATACACTCGCAAcataacaaacacacaaccaCACGAGCTCCAGTGAGCGCACACGCCTCTATACCATTACAATataacacacaaacctcaacacaaccacaacacaacacacccacaccgctgaacacacacacctatATAAACTTACAACATAAAACGCACACCAACACACTCACACCATATAACACACATTCTTCATTACGCTCacaatataacacacacacctctaCACAACcacaaaataacacacacaccaacacacctGCAccgttgaacacacacacctctaCACAACCacaatataacacacacaccaacacactcACACCATATAACACACATTCTTCATTACGCTCacaatataacacacacacctctaCACAACcacaaaataacacacacaccaacacacctGCAccgttgaacacacacacctctaCACAACCacaatataacacacacaccaacacactcACACCATATAACACACATTCTTCATTACGCTCacaatataacacacacacctctaCACAACcacaaaataacacacacaccaacacacctGCAccgttgaacacacacacctctaCACAACCacaatataacacacacaccaacacactcACACCATATAACACACATTCTTCCTTACGCTCacaatataacacacacacctctaCACAACcacaaaataacacacacaccaacacacctGCACCattgaacacacacacctctaCACAACCacaatataacacacacaccaacacactcACACCATATAACACACATTCTTCCTTACGCTCACaatatgacacacacacctCTACACAACCACAATATACCACACACACTTCCATACACTCacaatataacacacacacctctaCACAACCACAgaataacacacacaccaacacacccGTAccgttgaacacacacacctctaCGCAACCAcaatacaccacacacacttccaTACACTCacaatataacacacacaccacacacacctcTACACAACCACAgaataacacacacaccaacacacccGCAccgttgaacacacacacctccaTACAGTcacaatacaacacacacaccaataCACTTGAACCATTCAACACTTACACACcatacaacaaacacacatctaaagacacacacacaagttcACCTTTTAAtacacactcaaacacacaatCATTGATTGACACTCAGACATCTCAGTCACACACTTCTACACAAACTGTTCCCTTCACTCTCTCACTCGCACCTAATCcagtgagcgcacacacattacacactcacacccccaacacacacaaacacaacactcacacGCATCTCAAACCCTCTCCGGCTCCTCGCCGATCTCTCTCAGACCTCTTCCCATCCCAGAAGCCCACAGAGGCTTCGGTGTCAGTGACCCAGAGACAGCGCGACACGTTTCATCTGTCGGGAGATCTTCTCAAACCGCCGAACCGTGCCGAAGATCTTCCCGGAGGAGAGAGACCGGAGCGCGTGCCCAGACAGAACACATCTGAGCTGGGTCTGCTGCTGGGTCTCTCCGCCGCTCTGGGCATGGCCATCGCCGCCGGTCTCAGGTACCTGCAGAGAAAACACTGCCGCAAACGGACCGCCGTCTCGCTTAATGACCGTCGCCATGACAACAGAGGCATCATCCACGTGCAAGAGTGTGGGGACCTGGTGCAGGTGCGCAAAATCCGACAAAACAGTTTCCTGCTGCTGCAGGCCGAGTATGATCTCATAACACCGACAGGAGACTGA
- the slc10a7 gene encoding sodium/bile acid cotransporter 7, with protein MGLIARARKEWFIIGILLVITCAKLEPSVGVKGGPLRPELTITYVAVSVIFFNSGLSLKTEELASALMHVKLHFFVQTFTLVFFPVAIWLLLKVLALTAINVWLLKGLQTVACMPPPVSSAVILTKAVGGNEAAAIFNSAFGSFLGIVVTPLLLLVFLGSSSSVPFSSIFSQLFMTVVVPLIVGQACRRFLRECLDRRKPPFGTVSSVVLLMIIYTTFCDTFSNPNIELDRLSLLLVVFIIFTIQLSFMSLIFIMSTRKSSGFTAADSVAIIFCATHKSLTLGIPMLKIVFEGYEHLSLISVPLLIYHPAQILLGSILLPSIKTWMTARQKTLTPV; from the exons ATGGGTTTGATCGCTCGCGCGCGTAAAGAATGGTTCATCATCGGTATTTTGCTCGTGATCACGTGCGCCAAGCTCGAGCCGTCTGTGGGGGTGAAAGGAG GTCCTCTTCGGCCAGAGCTCACCATTACCTATGTGGCAGTATCTGTTATTTTCTTTAACAGTGGGTTGTCTTTAAAAACAGAG GAGTTAGCTAGTGCGTTGATGCACGTCAAGTTGCATTTCTTTGTCCAGACGTTCACACTTGTGTTTTTCCCCGTCGCCATTTGGCTCCTTCTTAAAGTTCTGGCACTCACTGCGATCAACGTCTGGCTTCTGAAGGG cttgCAGACGGTTGCGTGTATGCCCCCTCCTGTCTCCTCGGCTGTCATTCTGACTAAAGCTGTGGGAGGAAATGAG GCTGCAGCCATTTTTAACTCTGCATTTGGGAGTTTTCTG GGGATTGTGGTCACTCCTCTACTTCTGCTGGTGTTT ttgggCTCCTCCTCGTCTGTCCCGTTCTCATCCATCTTCTCTCAGCTCTTCATGACTGTGGTCGTTCCGCTCATAGTCGGACAG gcaTGCAGGAGGTTTCTAAGGGAGTGTCTGGACCGCCGGAAACCTCCGTTCGGGACGGTGAGCAGCGTCGTTCTGCTCATGATCATCTACACCACCTTCTGTGACACCTTCTCCAACCCCAACATAGAGCTGGACCGTCTGAGTCTGCTCCTCGTCGTCTTCATCA TTTTTACCATTCAGTTGAGCTTCATGTCTCTGATATTTATTATGTCTACAAG AAAATCCTCTGGATTCACAGCAGCTGACTCTGTGGCCATCATCTTTTGTGCCACACACAAATCACTCACATTGG GAATCCCCATGCTGAAGATCGTGTTTGAGGGTTACGAGCATCTGTCTCTGATCTCAGTGCCTCTGTTGATATATCATCCCGCTCAGATCCTGCTGGGCAGCATCTTACTGCCTTCCATTAAAACATGGATGACTGCCAGACAGAAG aCCCTGACACCCGTATGA
- the itchb gene encoding itchy E3 ubiquitin protein ligase b encodes MACGGAKVGPANGFPMKAQLQITVISAKLKDNKKNWFGPSPYVEVCVDGQSKKTEKCTNTLSPRWKQPLTVIVTPFSKLIFRVWSHQTLKSDILLGVATLDVSETLKSNDMKICEVVQSLQLCADRDQTDIVGDLSVCLDGLQVDAEVFLSAEANNQSTLNGESDPMDDSSQRSRDSSPSLRDASERPSAPNGQVNGMDSPSRSARGSRPPRPSRPPPIAPRRPSSSPALSTGSYPDGSDSSRSDTPVRNPPGGGASDSSPAPTHEQPGRTGLSVGPAPSTIPSVGTPGPLPPGWEQRVDQTGRMYFVDHVEKRTTWERPEALPAGWERRVDPMGRVYFVDHITRSTTWQRPTVETVRNYEQWQHQRSQLQGAMQQFNQRFIFGLQEQCSANQNKEFDPLGPLPHGWEKRTDSTGRVYYVHHPTRATQWEDPRTQGLLNDKPLPEGWEMRFTVDGIPYFVDHTRRSTTYIDPRTGKSSLENGPQITYVRDFKAKVQYFRFWCQQLAMPQHIKITVSRKTLFEDSFQQIMSFNAQDLRRRLWIIFPGEEGLDYGGVAREWFFLLSHEVLNPMYCLFEYAGKDNYCLQINPASSINPDHLKYFKFIGRFIAMALFHGKFIDTGFSLPFYKRILNKPLALKDLESIDPEFYNSLIWIKDNNIEECGLEMFFSVDKEILGEVTTHDLKPDGGNIQVTEENKEEYIRLVAEWRLSRGVEEQTQAFFEGFNEVLPQQYLQYFDAKELEVMLCGMQEIDLSDWQKNTIYRHYTNNSKQIIWFWQFIKEMDNEKRMRLLQFVTGTCRLPVGGFADLMGSNGPQKFCIEKVGKENWLPRSHTCFNRLDLPTYRSYEQMKEKLMFAIEETEGFGQE; translated from the exons ATGGCCTGTGGTGGCGCTAAAGTGGGCCCGGCTAATGGCTTCCCTATGAAAGCACAGCTTCAGATCACAG tGATTTCGGCCAAACTGAAGGATAATAAGAAGAACTGGTTCGGTCCCAGTCCGTATGTTGAGGTGTGTGTGGACGGTCAGTCCAAGAAGACGGAGAAATGCACGAACACACTCTCACCCCGATGGAAGCAGCCGCTCACCGT GATTGTCACTCCGTTCAGCAAACTGATCTTCCGTGTTTGGAGTCATCAGACACTGAAATCTGACATTCTGCTGGGCGTGGCCACGCTCGATGTCAGCGAGACGCTCAAATCTAACGACATGAAGA TCTGCGAGGTTGTGCAGTCACTGCAGCTCTGCGCAGACAGAGATCAGACCGATATTGTTGGCGATCTGTCCGTGTGTTTAGACGGCCTGCAGGTGGATGCAGAGGTGTTCCTGTCAGCAGAGGCCAACAACCAAA GCACTTTAAATGGGGAATCGGATCCTATGGACGACTCCAGTCAGAG GAGCAGAGACTCATCCCCATCATTGAGAGATGCTTCAGAACGTCCGTCCGCCCCAAACGGCCAGGTCAACGGGATGGACTCGCCCTCGCGGTCCGCCAGAGGGTCACGACCCCCGAGACCCTCTCGACCTCCGCCTATAGCCCCACGTAGGCCCTCGTCTTCACCAG CTCTCTCTACTGGCTCATATCCTGACGGCAGCGATTCGTCCCGTTCGGACACTCCGGTTCGTAACCCACCAGGGGGCGGAGCCTCAGACTCGAGTCCGGCCCCTACTCATGAGCAGCCTGGTCGAACAGGCCTCAGTGTTGGCCCCGCCCCCAGCACGATTCCCAGCGTGGGCACCCCTGGACCTTTGCCACCGGG TTGGGAGCAGCGTGTTGATCAGACCGGTCGTATGTATTTTGTCGATCATGTTGAAAAGAGGACGACATGGGAGAGACCAGAGGCTTTACCAGCAGG TTGGGAGAGGCGGGTGGACCCCATGGGTCGGGTTTACTTTGTGGACCACATCACCAGAAGCACCACGTGGCAGCGGCCCACCGTGGAGACGGTGCGTAACTATGAGCAATGGCAGCACCAGCGCAGTCAGCTGCAGGGAGCCATGCAACAGTTCAACCAGAGATTCATATTTGGG ttacAGGAGCAgtgctcagccaatcagaataaaGAGTTTGATCCTCTGGGTCCTCTGCCACATGGATGGG agaaGAGAACCGACTCTACTGGAAGAGTTTACTACGTTCATCACCCGACCCGGGCAACGCAGTGGGAGGATCCGCGCACTCAAGG TCTGCTGAATGACAAGCCTCTGCCTGAGGGCTGGGAGATGAGGTTCACCGTCGATGGCATTCCCTACTTCGTAGATCACACCCGGAGATCCACCACCTACATCGACCCGCGGACTGGAAAATCCTCTCT TGAGAACGGTCCTCAGATCACATACGTTCGAGACTTCAAAGCCAAAGTTCAGTACTTCAGATTCTGGTGTCAG CAATTGGCAATGCCGCAGCACATTAAGATCACGGTCAGCCGTAAGACTCTGTTTGAAGACTCGTTCCAGCAG ATCATGAGCTTCAACGCGCAAGATCTACGCCGGAGACTGTGGATCATCTTCCCTGGAGAGGAGGGGCTTGATTATGGGGGCGTGGCCAG GGAATGGTTCTTCTTGTTATCCCACGAGGTGCTGAACCCCATGTACTGTCTGTTTGAGTACGCGGGGAAGGACAACTACTGCCTCCAGATAAACCCCGCCTCCTCCATCAACCCGGACCACCTCAAATACTTCAAGTTCATCGGCCGTTTCATCGCCATG GCTTTGTTTCACGGTAAGTTCATCGACACGGGCTTCTCTTTGCCGTTCTACAAGCGGATCTTGAACAAGCCTTTGGCTCTGAAAGATCTGGAGTCTATCGATCCAGAGTTCTACAACTCGCTCATCTGGATCAA GGATAATAACATCGAGGAGTGTGGGCTggagatgtttttttctgtggataAGGAGATTCTGGGTGAGGTGACGACTCATGATCTAAAGCCGGATGGAGGGAATATCCAAGTGACGGAGGAGAACAAGGAGGAGTACATCAG acTGGTAGCAGAATGGAGGTTGTCTCGTGGAGTTGAGGAACAGACTCAAGCTTTCTTCGAGGGTTTCAACGAAGTTCTTCCTCAGCAGTATCTGCAGTATTTTGATGCCAAAGAGCTGGAG GTGATGTTGTGTGGAATGCAGGAAATTGATTTGAGCGACTGGCAGAAGAACACCATTTACCGACATTACACAAACAACAGTAAACAGATCATCTGGTTCTGGCAG TTTATTAAAGAGATGGACAACGAGAAGCGTATGAGACTCCTGCAGTTTGTCACTGGTACCTGTCGTCTGCCTGTCGGAGGTTTTGCCGATCTGATGG GCAGTAATGGGCCGCAGAAGTTCTGCATCGAGAAGGTCGGCAAGGAGAACTGGCTTCCCCGGAGTCACACGTG TTTTAATCGTCTGGACCTGCCGACGTACAGAAGTTACGAGCAGATGAAGGAGAAGCTCATGTTCGCCATCGAGGAGACGGAAGGTTTTGGACAGGAGtaa
- the znf341 gene encoding zinc finger protein 341: MAQAIFEVLEGMDNQTVLNVQSLLDGQGGVLDPGAQNVSGTTIQPMDDDDVLLCGKCKKQFNSLPAFMTHKREQCQSNTPLLATVSLASSNTYTSIPSISAGPQLPTNRQVSTYITVPQSPLTHTLVQGNVLVSDEVLMSAISAFSSLDQPMTAMQGSAQSNLSMHAGTSYLQHHQQPLPLNQVTPLSSQVPSSNSNSIVQVYSTLPPMAGGGIAEVPALGLHSFQSVQVPSQCVDGQTFSTAQVYSPGKQSTKNKTCTMGSSLSELGEYNKVVIPKRARTAKKTPDAGQAKGKAQKLKCTYCDKVFTKNFDLQQHMRSHTGEKPFQCIVCGRAFAQKSNVKKHMQTHKVWPAGVHSSVSRTPITVQVLQMNNDTSQQMEDEGQASVEERNAEVQAEKQGSAEGKMNQNRQILLIDSSYQCQFCSTKFSSYFQLKSHMTQHKNEQVYRCVVRSCSQTFQKLDPFLEHIHTHQEQLTYRCHQCGKVFPSLFELGLHQYSHSFSPQQNQRKETNYYRCIKCQSKYSTQEALEQHLLNATHNYPCTHCQKVFPCERYFRRHLVTHGAGGKFKCHVCKKFFKTEHYLKLHTQIHSGEKPFKCSVCEATFNRKDKVKRHMLIHEPFKKYKCPFRTHVGCTKEFNRPDKLKAHILSHSGIKPYKCQFCQKSFSRRAHMLEHQRSHTDNYRYRCSSCNKGFTRQKYYRDHKCPLAGAAEAQGHGDDTEGTADGSPAAEPDEHGENTEEEDGEKQMREEGGAGLDSMQEEGGAMGLLSEPMCFQTADG; this comes from the exons ATGGCGCAGGCAATATTTGAGGTTCTGGAAG GCATGGACAATCAGACGGTCCTTAATGTTCAGTCGTTGTTAGACGGTCAGGGTGGAGTTTTGGACCCGGGCGCCCAGAATGTCTCAGGAACGACCATCCAGCCAATGG ACGATGACGACGTCTTACTCTGCGGCAAATGTAAGAAGCAGTTTAACTCTTTACCGGCGTTCATGACCCACAAGCGTGAACAGTGTCAATCCAACACGCCGTTGCTGGCCACCGTATCTCTCGCCTCCAGCAACACCTACACCTCCATCCCATCCATCAGCGCTGGACCACAGCTGCCCACGAACAGACAG GTGTCCACGTACATCACCGTACCGCAGTCTCCTCTGACACACACGCTGGTCCAGGGGAACGTGTTGGTCAGTGATGAAGTTCTGATGTCGGCGATATCGGCCTTTAGCTCTCTGGATCAGCCCATGACAGCCATGCAGGGATCTGCACAG AGTAATCTCAGCATGCACGCAGGGACCTCGTACCTGCAGCACCATCAGCAGCCCCTCCCACTCAACCAGGTTACGCCTCTTTCCTCACAGGTGCCCTCCAGCAACAGTAACTCCATAGTGCAGGTGTACAGTACACTGCCCCCTATGGCTGGAGGCGGCATTGCAGAGGTGCCCGCTCTGGGCCTGCACTCATTTCAGTCTGTACAG GTGCCCAGTCAATGTGTGGACGGTCAGACGTTCAGCACAGCTCAAGTGTACAGTCCTGGAAAGCAGAGCACCAAAAACAAGACCTGTACCATGGGCTCAAGCCTCTCTGAACTGGGAGAATACAACAAAGTCGTTATTCCAAAGAGAGCCAGAACCGCCAAGAAAACGCCGGATG CAGGTCAAGCCAAAGGAAAAGCACAGAAGCTGAAGTGCACTTACTGTGACAAAGTGTTTACCAAGAACTTTGACCTTCAGCAGCACATGCGCAG TCATACGGGTGAAAAGCCTTTTCAGTGTATCGTGTGCGGCCGTGCCTTCGCTCAGAAGTCAAATGTGAAGAAGCACATGCAGACGCACAAGGTTTGGCCGGCCGGGGTTCACAGCAGCGTCTCCAGGACACCCATCACAGTGCAGGTGCTTCAGATGAACAATGACACCTCACAACAGATGGAGGACGAGGGACAAG CATCTGTAGAAGAGAGAAACGCTGAAGTCCAGGCGGAGAAGCAGGGATCGGCGGAGGGGAAAATGAATCAGAACAGACAGATTCTCTTGATTGACAGCTCATATCAGTGTCAGTTCTGCTCGACTAAATTCAGCTCCTACTTCCAGCTAAAGTCTCACATGACCCAACACAAGAATGAACAG GTTTACCGCTGTGTGGTGAGGAGCTGCTCGCAGACGTTTCAGAAGTTAGATCCATTTCTGgagcacattcacacacatcaGGAGCAGCTGACGTACCGCTGTCATCAGTGTGGGAAAGTCTTTCCATCGCTGTTTGAACTGGGATTACACCAGTACTCCCACAGCTTCAGTCCACAGCAGAACCAGCGCAAAGAGACCAACTATTACAG ATGTATTAAGTGTCAGAGTAAATATTCCACACAAGAAGCTCTGGAGCAACATCTGCTGAACGCCACTCACAACTACCCCTGTACTCACTGTCAGAAG GTGTTTCCCTGCGAGCGCTATTTCCGCCGCCATCTGGTCACTCACGGTGCTGGAGGGAAATTTAAATGTCACGTCTGTAAGAAGTTCTTCAAAACCGAGCACTACCTCAAACTCCACACGCAGATCCACTCGG GAGAGAAACCGTTCAAATGTTCGGTGTGTGAGGCCACGTTCAACAGAAAAGATAAAGTCAAGAGACACATGTTGATTCACGAGCCCTTCAAGAAATACAAATGTCCCTTCAG GACTCACGTGGGCTGCACCAAAGAATTCAACAGACCAGACAAACTGAAAGCTCATATTCTCTCTCATTCAG GTATTAAACCCTACAAGTGTCAGTTCTGTCAGAAGTCATTCAGTCGCCGTGCACACATGCTGGAACATCAGCGCTCGCACACGGATAACTACCGTTACCGCTGTTCCTCCTGTAACAAAGGCTTCACCCGCCAGAAGTACTACAGAGATCACAAGTGTCCGCTGGCAGGAGCCGCGGAGGCGCAGGGACACGGCGACGACACCGAGG GAACAGCGGACGGATCTCCTGCCGCAGAgcctgatgaacacggagagaACACCGAGGAAGAGGATGGAGAGAAGCAGATGAGAGAGGAGGGCGGGGCCGGGCTGGATTCTATGCAGGAGGAGGGCGGAGCCATGGGCCTGCTGTCGGAACCCATGTGCTTTCAGACCGCGGACGGATGA
- the e2f1 gene encoding transcription factor E2F1, which translates to MSESCVSGQTSEDLLADFESLLNNGSIDLREDHQIVIISTPNTTSTSGGDILLFATPHNTTSTSTATPLENRRAMPGRPPVKRKLDLDSDHQYICTSRTASRGPAPPATPAPPRAPRPSTEKSRYDTSLNLTTKRFLDLLAQSPDGVVDLNWASQVLDVQKRRIYDITNVLEGIRLISKKSKNNIQWLGNRIDGASVARFQELQRELAELTDTEEKLDELINKSSLQLRLLTEDTHNKKLGYVRCPDLRDTVDPPDQIVMVIRAPPETQMQVTEPTEGYQISLKSSRGPIDVFLCPEDSSGVCSPVTDCSPAKSTSQSPPQSEPSSQEVTSMPATLPSSSPLPLEPFLDSDPFSGICEMPDFDFSPLGSSDFLLERSDGVDGLSLPLDSFICLSPPHSQDYHFGLEEHEGISELFDCDFSDLGPLEF; encoded by the exons ATGTCCGAGAGTTGTGTGTCGGGTCAGACTTCAGAGGACCTGCTGGCTGATTTTGAGTCTCTCTTGAATAATGGCAGCATTGATCTCCGTGAAGACCATCAGATTGTCATCATATCGACACCCAACACCACCAGCACATCTGGGGGGGACATCCTGCTGTTTGCCACCCCACACAACACCACCAGCACCTCCACGGCCACCCCGCTGGAGAACCGGAGAGCGATGCCGGGCAGACCGCCG GTAAAGAGGAAGTTGGATCTGGACAGTGATCATCAGTACATTTGCACATCCAGAACCGCTTCACGTGGACCGGCACCTCCAGCCACACCCGCACCACCCAGAG CGCCCAGACCGTCCACAGAGAAATCTCGCTACGACACGTCTCTCAATCTCACCACCAAACGCTTTCTGGACCTGCTGGCTCAGTCTCCAGATGGTGTGGTGGATCTCAACTGGGCGTCCCAGGTGCTGGACGTCCAGAAACGTCGCATCTATGACATCACCAACGTCCTGGAGGGCATTCGTCTGATCTCGAAGAAGTCAAAGAACAACATTCAGTGGCT GGGTAACCGTATAGACGGGGCGTCGGTGGCGAGGTTTCAGGAGCTTCAGAGAGAGTTAGCCGAACTGACGGACACGGAGGAGAAACTGGATGAGCTTATCAACAAAAGCAGCCTGCAGCTGCGGCTGCTCACAGAGGACACGCACAACAAG AAGCTGGGGTACGTCAGATGTCCAGACCTGCGCGACACCGTGGACCCTCCGGATCAGATCGTCATGGTGATACGAGCACCACCTGAAACGCAGATGCAGGTGACGGAACCCACTGAG GGCTACCAGATTTCTCTAAAGAGCTCTAGAGGTCCCATCGATGTTTTCCTCTGTCCTGAGGACAGTTCTGGGGTTTGTAGTCCCGTCACAGATTGTAGTCCAGCTAAATCGACCAGTCAGAGCCCACCGCAGTCTGAACCCTCCtcacaggaagtgacgtcaatgcCAGCTACGCTCCCAAGCTCCTCCCCTCTGCCTCTGG AGCCGTTTCTGGACTCCGATCCGTTTTCTGGCATTTGCGAGATGCCAGATTTTGATTTTTCTCCTCTGGGCTCATCTGACTTCCTGCTCGAGCGGAGCGACGGGGTGGACGGTCTCAGTCTCCCATTGGACAGTTTTATCTGCCTTTCCCCCCCGCACAGTCAGGACTATCACTTCGGCCTTGAGGAGCACGAGGGCATCAGCGAGCTGTTCGACTGTGACTTCAGTGACCTCGGCCCTCTGGAGTTCTGA